A genome region from Euzebya rosea includes the following:
- a CDS encoding flagellin, translated as MRTHANAMAHRAHRHLANLQVASANLTASTSRISDVDLAAELSTVSRTKILSRVGTVVLSRANAMPQRVLLLLE; from the coding sequence ATGCGCACCCATGCGAACGCGATGGCACATCGTGCCCATCGGCATCTCGCCAACCTGCAGGTGGCGTCAGCGAACCTGACGGCCTCGACATCACGCATCAGCGACGTCGACCTGGCCGCGGAGCTGTCCACCGTGTCGCGCACCAAGATCCTGTCCCGAGTCGGCACCGTGGTGCTGTCTCGGGCCAACGCCATGCCGCAACGAGTCCTCTTGTTGCTGGAGTAG
- a CDS encoding sensor domain-containing diguanylate cyclase has product MHPAPPPSTRSIDPVVLLVEDDPAHQVLVAAELEPAGVHVAPVDTMFGALEMLALQRGAFDVVVVDLGLPDIDGINSLETILQAVAVPVIVHSGSIEPGLRERAKRLGAAAVVPKDAGPDALRDAVEDVLGDRPAPLQPVPLGMGGQPVAADFEDAARRTLEFLQAHVPMGTWMVTRVVGDDWVVLDAVGQGYDVAPNSVLRWSDSFCSRMVEGEGPNITTKASALPVYRQAPVFDQLDIETYVGLPLAIEGEGLFGTLCGIDPGRSTVPLDTLEPFLLQIADLLTTALALDLERDRLQRRLDLAKVASRTDALTGLPNRRAFELMLKLEEARCRRFGSSASILVMDLDGLKVRNDTEGHAAGDRYLRAAGSALSSIVRASDMAFRIGGDEFAIIAAPAPAVPETLISRVDKALATGGVEASVGIATRRPDETLDDVLSRADARMYDLKRRRSGRSA; this is encoded by the coding sequence ATGCATCCCGCACCGCCGCCGTCGACGAGGTCGATCGATCCCGTGGTCCTGCTCGTGGAGGACGATCCGGCCCACCAGGTGCTGGTCGCCGCAGAGCTCGAACCGGCAGGGGTGCACGTGGCGCCGGTCGACACCATGTTCGGCGCCCTGGAGATGCTCGCCCTGCAACGAGGCGCCTTCGACGTCGTCGTCGTCGACCTCGGCCTGCCCGACATCGACGGCATCAACTCGCTGGAGACCATCCTGCAGGCCGTGGCGGTGCCCGTCATCGTGCACAGCGGCAGCATCGAACCCGGGCTGAGGGAGCGGGCCAAGCGGCTCGGGGCAGCCGCGGTCGTGCCGAAGGACGCTGGCCCCGACGCCCTGCGCGACGCGGTGGAGGATGTGCTGGGCGACCGGCCCGCGCCACTGCAGCCCGTCCCCCTCGGCATGGGCGGCCAGCCGGTCGCGGCGGACTTCGAGGACGCGGCCCGGCGGACGCTGGAGTTCCTGCAGGCCCACGTGCCGATGGGAACGTGGATGGTCACCCGCGTCGTCGGTGACGACTGGGTCGTCCTCGATGCGGTCGGCCAGGGGTACGACGTGGCACCCAACAGCGTGCTTCGCTGGTCCGACAGCTTCTGTTCGAGGATGGTGGAGGGCGAGGGACCGAACATCACTACCAAGGCGTCGGCCCTGCCCGTGTACCGCCAGGCCCCCGTCTTCGACCAGCTCGACATCGAGACCTACGTCGGCCTCCCGCTGGCGATCGAGGGCGAGGGGTTGTTCGGCACGCTGTGCGGCATCGACCCGGGACGGTCCACCGTGCCCCTGGACACCCTCGAGCCGTTCCTGCTGCAGATCGCGGACCTCCTGACCACCGCGCTCGCCCTGGACCTCGAACGAGACCGCCTTCAACGGCGGTTGGACCTGGCCAAGGTCGCCTCCCGCACCGACGCCCTGACCGGCCTGCCCAACCGGCGGGCGTTCGAGCTGATGCTGAAGCTGGAGGAGGCACGCTGCCGTCGCTTCGGCTCCTCCGCCTCGATCCTGGTCATGGACCTGGACGGGTTGAAGGTCCGCAACGACACCGAGGGCCATGCGGCGGGTGACCGCTACCTGCGGGCTGCAGGATCAGCGCTGTCCAGCATCGTCCGTGCCTCCGACATGGCCTTCCGCATCGGCGGCGACGAGTTCGCGATCATCGCGGCGCCCGCGCCCGCGGTGCCCGAGACGCTGATCAGTCGTGTGGACAAGGCGTTGGCCACCGGCGGCGTCGAGGCATCGGTGGGGATCGCCACGCGCCGACCCGACGAAACGCTGGACGACGTGCTGTCGCGTGCCGACGCCCGGATGTACGACCTGAAGCGACGCCGATCGGGCCGGTCGGCGTGA
- the flgB gene encoding flagellar basal body rod protein FlgB, with amino-acid sequence MVYDVTSAALHSALSGLSTRRRVIADNIANVDTPYYLAGRVSFEDSIQRALQGARTGRVDAAAVGTVAADRTTSDAATRLNGNNVNLDDEVVSQTTNELAYSTVLEAMNGKFRLLRTAISQGA; translated from the coding sequence GTGGTGTACGACGTCACCTCGGCCGCGTTGCACTCGGCCCTCAGCGGCCTGTCGACGAGGCGCCGCGTGATCGCCGACAACATCGCCAACGTCGACACGCCGTACTACCTGGCTGGTCGCGTGTCGTTCGAGGACTCCATCCAGCGCGCCCTCCAGGGCGCCCGCACCGGGCGAGTCGACGCGGCAGCAGTCGGGACCGTGGCCGCCGACCGGACGACGTCGGACGCCGCCACGCGCCTGAACGGCAACAACGTGAACCTCGACGACGAGGTCGTGTCCCAGACCACCAACGAGCTGGCCTACTCCACGGTCCTCGAGGCGATGAACGGCAAGTTCCGCCTGCTCCGCACCGCGATCAGCCAGGGGGCGTAG
- a CDS encoding flagellin, producing the protein MRINQNTMAMNAHRNLSGTQNSLGKSLEKLSSGFRINRAGDDAAGLVISETLRSQVSGIKTAVRNAQDGVSVVQTAEGALTEVHSMLQRMRDLAVQASNTGANGGLGGASVAAAQAEFTELRDAIQQVASTTEFNGTSLMSGASANLTFQVGANGGETLTLATADMTITSGLTIQALDLTADASGAIAGIDSAIAEVSTYRGTLGATQNRLEHTINNLQVSAENLSASESRIRDVDMAAEMTNFTRNQILSQAGTAMLSQANSVPQGVLSLLG; encoded by the coding sequence ATGCGTATCAACCAGAACACGATGGCGATGAACGCCCATCGCAACCTGTCCGGCACACAGAACTCGCTGGGCAAGTCCCTCGAGAAGCTCTCCTCGGGCTTCCGCATCAACCGAGCGGGTGACGACGCCGCCGGCCTCGTCATCTCCGAGACCCTGCGCTCGCAGGTCAGCGGCATCAAGACCGCCGTGCGCAACGCCCAGGACGGCGTCTCCGTCGTCCAGACCGCGGAAGGTGCCCTCACCGAGGTCCACTCGATGCTGCAGCGCATGCGTGACCTGGCCGTCCAGGCGTCCAACACCGGCGCCAACGGTGGCCTCGGCGGCGCGTCCGTCGCCGCTGCCCAGGCCGAGTTCACCGAGCTGCGCGACGCCATCCAGCAGGTCGCATCCACCACCGAGTTCAACGGCACCAGCCTGATGAGCGGCGCGTCGGCGAACCTGACCTTCCAGGTCGGGGCCAACGGCGGCGAGACCCTCACCCTGGCGACCGCTGACATGACCATCACGAGCGGCCTGACCATCCAGGCCCTCGACCTGACCGCCGATGCCTCCGGCGCGATCGCGGGAATCGACTCCGCCATCGCTGAGGTGTCGACCTACCGCGGGACCCTGGGTGCCACCCAGAACCGCCTCGAGCACACCATCAACAACCTGCAGGTCTCGGCGGAGAACCTGTCCGCGTCGGAGTCGCGCATCCGCGACGTCGACATGGCCGCGGAGATGACCAACTTCACCCGCAACCAGATCCTGTCCCAGGCAGGAACCGCCATGCTCAGCCAGGCCAACAGCGTCCCCCAGGGCGTCCTGAGCCTGCTGGGCTGA
- the fliD gene encoding flagellar filament capping protein FliD → MATFGIDGLASGLDTSGIINQLIQLERQPQVRLEQRISNNDAAIASLQKFSSSFDNIKTLSKALAGSARTFVPVQASTSTDSVVATASPGAEQGSFTFTVDQLAATHRLVSGGTTAASTDVVATPNSTVRITVDGTDYDVDTGDGTLSSLIANINDPAQPWSALPVTAQAVNTGSGFKLQLTSGSSGAGGTFTIDTTNLDATFAAGMPVLTQGRDAQVTIGDGPGAYAVTSSTNTFNDVISGVSFTVTEASASPITLSVDADPDALVDQVSELVDAINSLITGMDQALDSGLDGKKGSLSNDPTMRSLRTQLLNAVTYSVGNSYFQSAGLIGIESTRDGKLEFDETAFREALTERPDDVVAMFRSDDAGNPGLAQRLETLATQATTLNTGVFATAIEARESTNRTMEDQIAAIDIRVELRRTALQRQFSALEVALSGMQAQGDWLASQLPQLQANSPK, encoded by the coding sequence GTGGCAACGTTCGGCATCGATGGCCTCGCGTCCGGTCTGGACACGTCAGGCATCATCAACCAGCTGATCCAGCTGGAACGACAGCCCCAGGTCCGCCTCGAACAGCGGATCTCCAACAACGACGCGGCCATCGCGTCGCTGCAGAAGTTCTCCTCGTCCTTCGACAACATCAAGACCCTGTCGAAGGCGCTGGCGGGTTCGGCCAGGACCTTCGTGCCCGTGCAGGCGTCGACGTCCACCGACAGCGTCGTGGCGACCGCGTCGCCCGGCGCCGAGCAGGGCTCCTTCACCTTCACCGTCGACCAGCTCGCCGCCACCCATCGGCTGGTGTCCGGCGGCACGACCGCGGCGTCCACCGACGTCGTCGCCACTCCGAACTCGACGGTTCGCATCACCGTCGACGGCACCGACTACGACGTCGACACCGGTGACGGCACGCTGTCGAGCCTGATCGCCAACATCAACGACCCGGCGCAGCCGTGGTCGGCCCTGCCCGTCACCGCACAGGCGGTCAACACCGGAAGCGGCTTCAAGCTGCAGCTCACGTCGGGGTCCAGCGGCGCGGGCGGCACCTTCACGATCGACACGACGAACCTCGACGCCACGTTCGCCGCCGGCATGCCGGTGCTGACGCAGGGCCGGGACGCCCAGGTCACCATCGGCGACGGGCCTGGCGCCTACGCGGTGACCTCGTCGACCAACACCTTCAACGACGTCATCTCCGGCGTCAGCTTCACCGTCACCGAGGCCAGCGCCTCCCCCATCACCCTGTCCGTCGACGCCGACCCCGACGCCCTCGTCGACCAGGTCAGCGAGCTCGTCGACGCGATCAACTCCTTGATCACCGGCATGGACCAGGCGCTCGACAGCGGCCTCGACGGCAAGAAGGGATCGTTGTCCAACGACCCCACGATGCGGTCGTTGCGAACCCAGCTGCTCAACGCCGTGACCTACAGCGTCGGCAACTCCTACTTCCAGTCCGCAGGGCTGATCGGCATCGAGTCCACCCGCGACGGGAAGCTGGAGTTCGACGAGACGGCCTTCCGCGAAGCCCTCACCGAACGACCCGACGACGTCGTCGCCATGTTCCGCTCCGACGACGCCGGCAACCCGGGACTGGCCCAGCGGCTGGAAACGCTCGCCACCCAGGCGACCACGCTCAACACCGGCGTGTTCGCCACGGCCATCGAGGCACGCGAGTCGACCAACCGAACGATGGAGGACCAGATCGCCGCGATCGACATCCGTGTCGAGCTGCGACGCACCGCCCTCCAGCGTCAGTTCTCCGCCCTGGAGGTCGCACTCTCGGGCATGCAGGCGCAAGGTGACTGGCTGGCCAGCCAGCTGCCCCAGCTGCAGGCCAACTCGCCCAAGTAG
- a CDS encoding flagellin, with translation MGLRINQNIMATNSHRNLSQTQGALSKSLEKLSSGFRINRAADDAAGLVISENLRSQIGGVQTAVRNAQDGISVVQTAEGALTEVHAMLQRIRDLAVQASNEGANGGFGGASVAAAQAEVTQLVDAVDQIAQSTKFNGTSLLSGSATLTFQVGANSGETIDVATADMTITTGLGINGIDFTSGSGAAAAAISTIDAAIGTVSTYRGTLGATQNRLEHQINNLQVAAENLSASESRIRDADMAAEMSTFTRNQILSQAGTAMLAQANQVPQGVLSLLQQ, from the coding sequence ATGGGCCTGAGGATCAATCAGAACATCATGGCGACGAATTCCCACCGGAATCTGTCGCAGACCCAGGGCGCGCTGAGCAAGAGCCTGGAGAAGCTCTCGTCGGGCTTCCGCATCAACCGTGCGGCCGACGACGCCGCCGGCCTGGTCATCTCCGAGAACCTGCGCTCGCAGATCGGTGGCGTCCAGACCGCCGTGCGCAACGCCCAGGACGGCATCTCCGTGGTGCAGACCGCCGAGGGTGCGCTGACGGAGGTCCACGCGATGCTGCAGCGCATCCGTGACCTCGCCGTCCAGGCCTCCAACGAAGGTGCCAACGGCGGCTTCGGTGGCGCGTCCGTGGCTGCCGCCCAGGCCGAGGTCACCCAGCTCGTGGACGCGGTCGACCAGATCGCCCAGAGCACCAAGTTCAACGGCACCTCCCTGCTGAGCGGGTCAGCCACACTGACGTTCCAGGTGGGCGCCAACTCCGGCGAGACCATCGACGTCGCGACCGCCGACATGACCATCACGACCGGCCTCGGCATCAACGGCATCGACTTCACGTCCGGATCCGGTGCTGCCGCCGCCGCGATCTCCACGATCGACGCGGCCATCGGCACGGTGTCGACCTACCGCGGCACGCTCGGGGCCACCCAGAACCGCCTCGAGCACCAGATCAACAACCTCCAGGTCGCCGCGGAGAACCTGTCCGCGTCGGAGTCGCGCATCCGCGATGCCGACATGGCCGCGGAGATGTCGACGTTCACCCGGAACCAGATCCTGTCCCAGGCCGGCACGGCCATGCTCGCCCAGGCCAACCAGGTCCCCCAGGGCGTCCTCAGCCTCCTGCAGCAGTAG
- the fliF gene encoding flagellar basal-body MS-ring/collar protein FliF produces MADTITRERSPQQLAEQARGKANDVLSGFTTGQKTTTALAILALLAAGMFFMRWVSEPSMAPLFTNLEAEDAAAITDELTARGVDYELSDGGRTVMVPRSDQLGLRLDMSSAGLVPSNTAGYSLLDENGITTSEFQMRVDYQRAVEGELSRTISAMEAVESAMVHLVIPEEDLFVQDNERATASVLLNTMGDLTPMQVQAIVNLVSGSVQGLTADQVTVTDSAGNLLHQPGEDGTSAAAGDMRQYQTSTFESRLAADVTTMLQQVVGPNNAVVTVTADLNFDRIQQTTETFGNAAGGVNGIPLESTTTTESYEGVGAPSVGVLGPDGQPLVGAEGETTNYTLSDGSTRFAVDRSVQDILSAPGSVDRLSVAVLLDANREGADAAEVQALVEAAVGFDAARGDVIEVSALPFDATAAEEAAAAAEAAAAAASQERMFDLIRTIGSVLIVMIVLFLAWRSARKSLPQRQAETIPLDLASLEAGVAEEDTATGDLLSDEELHELEAGPDLTEEVASLIDGQGDEMAGLLRGWMAS; encoded by the coding sequence ATGGCTGACACCATCACCCGCGAGCGCTCGCCGCAGCAGCTCGCCGAGCAGGCCCGCGGCAAGGCCAACGACGTCCTGTCGGGGTTCACCACCGGGCAGAAGACGACGACGGCCCTGGCCATCCTCGCCCTGCTGGCCGCCGGCATGTTCTTCATGCGCTGGGTCTCCGAGCCGTCCATGGCTCCGCTGTTCACCAACCTCGAGGCCGAGGACGCCGCCGCGATCACCGACGAGCTGACCGCACGCGGGGTGGACTACGAGCTCAGCGACGGCGGCCGGACCGTCATGGTCCCCCGATCCGACCAGCTGGGCCTGCGCCTGGACATGTCCTCCGCGGGCCTCGTGCCCTCAAACACCGCCGGGTACTCCCTGCTGGACGAGAACGGCATCACCACCTCGGAGTTCCAGATGCGCGTGGACTACCAACGCGCGGTCGAGGGTGAGCTGTCACGCACCATCTCCGCGATGGAGGCCGTCGAGTCGGCCATGGTGCACCTGGTCATCCCCGAGGAGGACCTCTTCGTCCAGGACAACGAGCGCGCAACCGCCTCGGTCCTGCTCAACACCATGGGCGACCTGACCCCGATGCAGGTGCAGGCCATCGTCAACCTCGTCTCCGGCAGCGTCCAGGGACTGACGGCCGACCAGGTCACCGTCACCGACTCGGCCGGCAACCTGCTGCACCAGCCGGGCGAGGACGGCACCAGCGCCGCCGCAGGCGACATGCGCCAGTACCAGACCAGCACCTTCGAGTCCCGCCTCGCCGCTGACGTCACGACCATGCTCCAGCAGGTCGTCGGCCCCAACAACGCCGTGGTCACCGTCACGGCCGACCTGAACTTCGACCGCATCCAGCAGACGACCGAGACCTTCGGCAACGCCGCCGGAGGCGTCAACGGCATCCCTCTGGAGTCCACCACGACCACCGAGAGCTACGAGGGCGTTGGCGCCCCGTCGGTCGGTGTCCTCGGTCCGGACGGCCAGCCGCTCGTGGGTGCCGAGGGCGAGACGACCAACTACACCCTCAGCGACGGCTCGACGCGCTTCGCCGTCGACCGGTCCGTGCAGGACATCCTCAGCGCCCCGGGGTCGGTCGACCGACTCTCCGTGGCCGTCCTCCTGGACGCCAACCGCGAGGGTGCCGACGCCGCCGAGGTCCAGGCGCTGGTCGAGGCCGCGGTCGGCTTCGACGCCGCCCGAGGCGACGTCATCGAGGTCTCCGCCCTGCCCTTCGACGCCACCGCCGCCGAAGAGGCCGCGGCTGCCGCGGAGGCCGCTGCTGCAGCCGCCAGCCAGGAGCGCATGTTCGACCTGATCCGCACGATCGGTTCGGTGCTGATCGTGATGATCGTCCTCTTCCTCGCCTGGCGCTCGGCCCGCAAGTCCCTGCCCCAACGACAGGCCGAGACCATCCCGCTGGACCTGGCCTCCCTCGAGGCCGGCGTGGCCGAGGAGGACACGGCGACCGGCGACCTGCTCAGCGACGAGGAGCTCCACGAGCTCGAAGCCGGTCCGGACCTGACCGAGGAGGTCGCCAGCCTCATCGATGGTCAGGGTGACGAGATGGCCGGCCTGCTGCGCGGCTGGATGGCGTCATGA
- the fliE gene encoding flagellar hook-basal body complex protein FliE produces the protein MAIPPISARPMGGTGPIARPTMAPTGGQPAAGQAGATDEAGFGKAIADALGSVQETHQVADGLAQQAATGQLENVHDYMIAATQAQLATELTVAVRNKALESFNEIMRMQV, from the coding sequence ATGGCGATCCCCCCGATCAGCGCACGCCCCATGGGCGGCACCGGACCCATCGCCCGGCCCACCATGGCCCCCACCGGTGGGCAGCCAGCGGCTGGCCAGGCCGGCGCGACCGACGAGGCAGGCTTCGGCAAGGCCATCGCCGACGCCCTCGGGTCGGTCCAGGAGACCCACCAGGTCGCCGACGGACTCGCCCAGCAGGCCGCGACCGGACAGCTGGAGAACGTCCACGACTACATGATCGCCGCCACGCAGGCGCAGCTCGCCACCGAGCTCACCGTCGCCGTGCGCAACAAGGCGCTGGAGTCGTTCAACGAGATCATGAGGATGCAGGTCTGA
- the fliS gene encoding flagellar export chaperone FliS, with protein sequence MTLASARRRYVTDAIQTVSPQQLVVMLYDRLLLDITRAGEALERRDLETVNAQLTHAQDIVLELESSLNPDLWSGGPTLAALYRFLHNELITANVTKDAARIEICRGLVDPLATAWRQAASGLAEGLTSRAATAQQLHQDTQSMQAVTT encoded by the coding sequence ATGACGCTCGCCAGCGCCCGACGCCGGTACGTGACCGACGCCATCCAGACCGTCAGCCCCCAGCAGCTCGTCGTCATGCTCTACGACCGCCTGCTGCTGGACATCACCCGTGCGGGTGAGGCCCTGGAGCGTCGTGACCTCGAGACCGTCAACGCCCAGCTCACCCACGCGCAGGACATCGTCCTGGAGCTGGAGTCCAGCCTGAACCCCGACCTGTGGTCGGGCGGCCCCACGCTCGCGGCGCTGTACCGGTTCCTCCACAACGAGCTGATCACGGCCAACGTCACCAAGGACGCAGCGCGGATCGAGATCTGCCGAGGACTGGTCGACCCCCTCGCAACGGCGTGGCGCCAGGCCGCGTCCGGACTTGCCGAGGGCCTGACCTCTCGGGCGGCAACCGCCCAGCAGCTGCACCAGGACACCCAGTCCATGCAGGCCGTCACGACGTGA
- the fliG gene encoding flagellar motor switch protein FliG: MSAIAEISELNGTQKVAILLMAIGKDRAGRILKTMRESEVAEVAAEIARLPTVPTEIVDSVLTEFRDMASAKVNIATGGLEFARAMLEVSLGDEKAYEIMDLLAAQIHEAPFEFLRNTDPRQVLSFISEEHPQTIALVLAHMLPDAAAMVLGSLPEGLQRDVAVRVALMDRTSPEVIERVERTLERKLSSVLSQSDFSEAGGVDALVEILNRADRGTERLILEGLELANSELADEVRQLMFVFEDITTLDDRSVQLILRQVDNKDLAVALKGVPATVKEKIQRNMSERAGAALMEEIDLMGPVRLKDVETAQGSIVRVIRTLEEAGQIVLSRSGDEFVE; the protein is encoded by the coding sequence ATGAGCGCGATCGCGGAGATCAGCGAGCTGAACGGCACGCAGAAGGTCGCGATCCTGTTGATGGCCATCGGCAAGGACCGTGCCGGACGCATCCTCAAGACCATGCGCGAGTCGGAGGTGGCCGAGGTGGCTGCCGAGATCGCTCGCCTCCCCACGGTGCCCACGGAAATCGTGGACAGCGTGCTCACGGAGTTCCGTGACATGGCCTCGGCGAAGGTCAACATCGCCACCGGCGGGCTGGAGTTCGCCCGCGCCATGCTCGAGGTGTCCCTGGGGGACGAGAAGGCCTACGAGATCATGGACCTGCTCGCCGCGCAGATCCACGAGGCGCCCTTCGAGTTCCTCCGCAACACCGATCCCCGTCAGGTCCTGTCGTTCATCTCCGAGGAGCACCCGCAGACCATCGCGCTGGTCCTGGCACACATGCTGCCCGACGCCGCCGCCATGGTGCTGGGCAGCCTGCCCGAGGGGCTGCAGCGTGACGTGGCGGTTCGGGTGGCGCTGATGGACCGGACCTCCCCCGAGGTCATCGAACGCGTCGAGCGGACCCTCGAACGCAAGCTGTCCTCGGTGCTCAGCCAGAGCGACTTCTCCGAAGCCGGCGGCGTGGACGCGCTCGTGGAGATCCTCAACCGCGCGGACCGCGGAACCGAACGCCTGATCCTGGAAGGCCTCGAGCTGGCGAACTCCGAGCTCGCCGACGAGGTGCGTCAGCTGATGTTCGTCTTCGAGGACATCACCACCCTCGACGACCGGTCGGTCCAGCTCATCCTGCGCCAGGTCGACAACAAGGACCTGGCTGTCGCCCTCAAGGGCGTGCCCGCGACGGTCAAGGAGAAGATCCAGCGGAACATGTCCGAGCGGGCGGGCGCGGCCCTGATGGAGGAGATCGACCTGATGGGTCCGGTCCGACTCAAGGACGTCGAGACCGCGCAGGGATCCATCGTGCGGGTCATCCGCACCCTGGAGGAAGCCGGCCAGATCGTCCTGAGCAGGAGCGGTGATGAGTTCGTCGAGTGA
- a CDS encoding flagellin, translating to MRINQNTMAMNAHRNLSGTQNSLGKSLEKLSSGFRINRAGDDAAGLVISENLRSQVGGLKVATRNAQDGISVMQTAEGALTEVHSMLQRARDLAVQASNTGANGGETGASVAAAQAELDELIGAIDDIANDTKFNGTNLLNGTSTLSFQVGANGGETISVTLSDMNAAVLGTGASFISALVSGQANDFDSSAGAASAAIAVIDAAISQVSSFRGTLGATQNRLEHTINNLQVATENLSASESRIRDVDMAAEMTNFTRNQILSQAGTAMLSQANSVPQGVLSLLG from the coding sequence ATGCGCATCAACCAGAACACGATGGCGATGAACGCCCATCGCAACCTGTCCGGCACGCAGAACTCGCTGGGCAAGTCCCTCGAGAAGCTCTCGTCGGGCTTCCGCATCAACCGCGCCGGCGACGACGCCGCCGGCCTCGTCATCAGCGAGAACCTGCGCTCGCAGGTCGGCGGCCTCAAGGTCGCCACCCGCAACGCCCAGGACGGCATCAGCGTGATGCAGACCGCAGAAGGGGCCCTCACCGAGGTCCACTCCATGCTGCAGCGCGCTCGCGACCTGGCCGTCCAGGCCTCCAACACCGGCGCCAACGGTGGCGAGACGGGCGCGTCCGTGGCCGCTGCCCAGGCCGAGCTCGACGAGCTGATCGGCGCCATCGACGACATCGCCAACGACACCAAGTTCAACGGCACCAACCTGCTGAACGGCACCTCGACGCTCAGCTTCCAGGTCGGCGCCAACGGCGGCGAGACCATCTCGGTGACGCTCTCGGACATGAACGCCGCGGTGCTCGGCACCGGTGCGTCGTTCATCTCCGCGCTGGTCTCGGGCCAGGCCAACGACTTCGACTCCAGCGCTGGTGCCGCCAGCGCCGCGATCGCGGTCATCGACGCCGCCATCAGCCAGGTCTCGAGCTTCCGCGGAACCCTGGGTGCCACCCAGAACCGCCTCGAGCACACCATCAACAACCTGCAGGTCGCCACCGAGAACCTGTCGGCGTCCGAATCCCGCATCCGCGACGTCGACATGGCCGCGGAGATGACCAACTTCACCCGCAACCAGATCCTGTCCCAGGCAGGAACCGCCATGCTCAGCCAGGCCAACAGCGTCCCCCAGGGCGTCCTCAGCCTGCTCGGCTAG
- a CDS encoding flagellin → MRINQNTMAMNAHRNLSGTQNSLGKSLEKLSSGFRINRAGDDAAGLVISEKLRSQVGGLKVATRNAQDGISVVQTAEGALTEVHSMLQRARDLAVQASNTGANGGQTGASVAAAQAELDELIGAIDDIANDTKFNGTSLLDGTSTLSFQVGANGGETVSITLSDMNAAVLGISGGDKLTDLSAAASFSSGASAASDAIAVIDAAISQVSSFRGTLGATQNRLEHTINNLQVATENLSASESRIRDVDMAAEMTNFTRNQILSQAGTAMLSQANSVPQGVLSLLG, encoded by the coding sequence ATGCGCATCAACCAGAACACGATGGCGATGAACGCCCATCGCAACCTGTCCGGCACACAGAACTCGCTGGGCAAGTCCCTCGAGAAGCTCTCGTCGGGCTTCCGCATCAACCGCGCCGGCGACGACGCCGCCGGCCTCGTCATCTCCGAGAAGCTGCGCTCGCAGGTCGGCGGCCTCAAGGTCGCCACCCGCAACGCCCAGGACGGCATCAGCGTCGTCCAGACCGCAGAAGGGGCCCTCACCGAGGTCCACTCCATGCTGCAGCGCGCTCGCGACCTGGCCGTCCAGGCCTCCAACACCGGCGCCAACGGCGGCCAGACCGGCGCGTCCGTCGCCGCTGCCCAGGCCGAGCTCGACGAGCTCATCGGCGCCATCGACGACATCGCCAACGACACCAAGTTCAACGGCACCAGCCTGCTGGACGGCACCTCGACGCTCAGCTTCCAGGTCGGCGCCAACGGCGGCGAGACGGTCTCCATCACCCTGTCCGACATGAACGCCGCCGTGCTGGGCATCAGCGGCGGTGACAAGCTGACGGACCTGTCCGCCGCCGCCTCGTTCTCCTCCGGTGCCTCGGCTGCCAGCGACGCGATCGCGGTCATCGACGCCGCCATCAGCCAGGTCTCGAGCTTCCGCGGAACCCTGGGTGCCACCCAGAACCGCCTCGAGCACACCATCAACAACCTCCAGGTCGCCACCGAGAACCTGTCGGCGTCCGAATCCCGCATCCGCGACGTCGACATGGCCGCGGAGATGACCAACTTCACCCGCAACCAGATCCTGTCCCAGGCAGGAACCGCCATGCTCAGCCAGGCCAACAGCGTCCCCCAGGGCGTCCTCAGCCTCCTCGGCTAG
- a CDS encoding flagellar basal body rod protein FlgC: MSMFGAISTAHSGLRVHRTWLDATSDNIANLNTVRSTDEPAFQARYVMAQAVEGAGARVAGVEYGSAEGRLAHQPDHPLADADGMVRLPDMDMGSQMTSLMLAQRGYQANLSVVETARDAYRAALQLGRS; this comes from the coding sequence ATGAGCATGTTCGGCGCGATCAGCACCGCCCACTCCGGTCTGCGAGTGCACCGCACGTGGCTCGACGCCACGTCGGACAACATCGCCAACCTCAACACCGTCCGCAGCACCGACGAGCCCGCGTTCCAGGCACGCTACGTGATGGCCCAGGCCGTCGAGGGTGCCGGGGCCCGCGTCGCTGGTGTGGAGTACGGCAGCGCCGAGGGACGTCTGGCCCACCAGCCCGACCATCCCCTGGCCGACGCCGACGGGATGGTGCGCCTGCCCGACATGGACATGGGGTCCCAGATGACCTCGCTCATGCTGGCCCAGCGCGGCTATCAGGCGAACCTCAGCGTCGTCGAGACCGCCCGCGACGCCTACCGCGCGGCCCTGCAGCTGGGGCGGTCCTAG